The following is a genomic window from Mycobacterium parmense.
ACCAGATCACCGGGCGCGACGGGGTGCTGGCCTCCGCGGCACGGCTGGTGCTGGGTCAGCTCGGGCACGACGACCAGGTCGCGGCCTTGCCGGCGGCCACCGATTCCGAGCTGATCGACCTGGTCACCTCCGAATTGGGCGCGGACTGGCCGCGACTGGTGGCGCCGGTGTTCGACGGCAGGAAAGCCGTCCTGTTCGACGACCGCTGGGCCAGCGCGCGTGAGGACCTGGTCCGGCTCTGGCTGGCCGACGAGAGCGACGTCGACGCCGACTGGCCGCGGCTGGCCGAGGGCTTCGAAGGCGCCGGCCATGTGGTCGCCACCCAGGCCACCTGGTGGCAGGGCAAGGCGCTGGCCGCCGGCCGCCAGATTCACGCGTCGCTGTACGGGCGGATCGCCGCCGGCGCGGAGAACCCCGACCCGGGGCCGCACAGCCGCGAAATCGCCGTCGTCACCGGCGCGTCCAAGGGATCGATCGCCGCGTCGGTGGTCGCCAGGCTGCTCGGCGGCGGCGCCACCGTCATCGCGACGACGTCGAAACTCGACGGTGAGCGGCTGGACTTCTACCGCGGGCTCTATCGCGACCACGCCCGGTACGGCGCAGCGCTGTGGGTGGTCGCCGCCAACATGGCGTCCTACTCCGACATCGACGCGCTGGTCGAGTGGATCGGCAACGAGCAGACCGAAAGCCTTGGGCCGCAATCGATTCACGTCAAGGACGCCCAGACCCCGACGCTGCTGTTCCCGTTTGCCGCGCCGCGCGTGGTGGGCGACCTGTCCGAGGCCGGTTCGCGCTCGGAGATGGAGATGAAGGTGCTGCTGTGGGCCGTGCAGCGATTGATCGGCGGCCTGTCCAGGATCGGTGCCGAGCGCGACATCGCCTCGCGGCTGCACGTGGTGCTGCCCGGCTCGCCCAACCGCGGCATGTTCGGCGGCGACGGCGCCTACGGCGAGGCCAAGTCGGCCCTGGATGCCGTGGTCTCCCGATGGAGCGCTGAGCCGTCATGGGCCGAGCGGGTCAGCCTGGCGCACGCGCTGATCGGCTGGACGCGCGGGACGGGCCTGATGGGACACAACGACGCCATCGTCGGCGCGGTCGAAAAGGCCGGTGTGACCACCTATTCCACCGACGAGATGGCGGCGATGCTGCTGAATCTGTGCGACGTGGAGTCCAAGGTGGCCGCGGCCGGTGCGCCGATCGAGGCCGACCTGACCGGCGGGCTCGCCGACGCCGACCTCGACATGGCCGAACTGGCCGCCAAGGCGCGCGAGGAGACGTCGGCCGACCTGGCGGCCCCGGACGAATCCGCCGCCGGGGTCACCATTGCGGCCCTGCCGTCGCCGCCGCGCGGGTGGCGCCCGGCGCCGCCGCCGCACTGGGACGACCTCGACGTCGACCCCGCGGACCTGGTGGTCATCGTCGGGGGTGCCGAACTAGGCCCGTACGGATCGTCTCGCACGCGGTTCGAGATGGAGGTCGACAACCGCCTGTCGGCGGCCGGCGTCCTGGAGCTGGCCTGGACCACCGGGCTGATCCGCTGGGAGGAGGACCCGCAACCCGGTTGGTACGACACCGCATCCGGCGACCTCGTCGACGAGGCGGAGTTGGTCGACCGCTATCACGACCTCGTGGTGGAACGCTGCGGGATCCGCGAGTTCGTCGACGACGGGGCGATCGACCCGGACCACGCGTCGCCGCTTCTGGTCTCGGTCTTCCTCGACAAGGACTTCACGTTCGTCGTCTCCTCCGAGTCGGACGCGCGCGCGTTCGTCGAGTTCGACCCCGAGCACACCGTGATCCGGCCGGTGCCGGACTCGGGCGACTGGCAGGTGATCCGCAAGGCGGGCACCGAGATCCGGGTCCCGCGCAAGACGAAGCTGTCGCGGACGGTCGGCGCTCAGATTCCCACGGGCTTCGACCCGACGGTGTGGGGGATCAGTCCCGACATGGCCACCTCGATCGACCGGGTGGCGCTGTGGAACATCGTCGCGACCGTCGACGCATTCCTGTCCGCCGGATTCACCCCGGCGGAGGTCATGCGCTACGTGCATCCGAGCCTGGTGGCCAGCACGCAGGGCACCGGGATGGGCGGCATGACCTCGATGCAGACCATGTACCACGGAAACCTGTTGGGCCGCAGCAAGCCGAACGACATCTTGCAGGAAGTGCTGCCGAATGTGGTTGCCGCGCATGTGGTTCAGTCCTACGTGGGTAGCTACGGCTCGATGATCCACCCGGTGGCCGCGTGCGCGACGGCTGCGGTGTCGGTGGAGGAGGGCGTCGACAAGATCCGGTTGGGCAAGGCCGAAATGGTCGTGGCCGGAGGTCTGGACGACCTGACGCTGGAGGCCATCATCGGCTTCGGCGACATGGCCGCCACGGCCGACACCGGCATGATGCGCGGTCGGGGCATCGAGGACGCCAAGTTCTCCCGGCCCAACGACCGGCGCCGGCTGGGCTTCGTGGAGGCCCAGGGCGGTGGCACCATCCTGCTCGCGCGCGGCGACCTCGCGCTGCGGATGGGGCTGCCGGTGCTCGCGGTGGTCGCCTACGCGCAGTCGTTCGCCGACGGCGTGCACACCTCGATCCCGGCCCCGGGGCTGGGCGCGCTGGGCGCGGGCCGCGGCGGCAAGGACTCGGCGTTGTCACGGGCGCTGGCCAAGCTGGGCGTCGGCCCCGATGACGTCGCGGTGATCTCCAAGCACGACACGTCGACCCTGGCCAACGACCCCAACGAGACCGAGCTGCACGAGCGGCTGGCGGATGCGCTGGGACGTTCGGCGGGTGCCCCGCTGTTCGTGGTGTCGCAGAAGAGCCTGACGGGTCACGCCAAGGGCGGCGCGGCGGTCTTCCAGATGATGGGCCTGTGCCAGATGCTGCGCGACGGGGTGATTCCGCCCAACCGCAGCCTGGACTGCGTCGACGACGAACTGGCGGGTTCGGCCCACTTCGTCTGGGTGCGCGACACGCTGCGGCTTGGCGAGAAGTTCCCGCTGAAGGCGGGGATGCTGACCAGCCTCGGGTTCGGGCACGTGTCCGGCCTGGTGGCGCTGGTGCACCCGCAGGCGTTCATCGCCGCGCTGGATGCGGATCAGCGCGCCGACTACCAGCGCCGCGCGGACGCCCGCCTGCTCGCCGGTCAGCGGCGGCTGGTGTCGGCTATCGCCGGAGGCGCGCCGATGTACGAGCGGCCGCCGGACCGTCGTTTCGACCACGACGCAGCGGAGAAGCGTCAGGAGGCGGCGATGCTGCTCAACCCGGACTCTCGGCTCGGCGACGACGGAGCCTACGAGGTCGCTGCCGGATGACGCCGGCGCCGACCGCGTCGTCGCCGGGCGCGACCGTCCGTTAGCCTGGCGATCCATGGGCATCGTCGGAGTGGGGATCGACCTGGTCTTGATCCCTGATTTCGCGGAGCAGGTCGACCAGCCGGGAACGGTGTTCTCCGAGACCTTCACTCCCGGTGAGCGACGCGACGCGTCGGACAAGAGCTCGTCGGCGGCCCGGCATCTGGCGGCCCGGTGGGCGGCCAAGGAGGCGGTGATCAAGGCGTGGTCGGGTTCCCGGTTCGCGCAGCGACCGGTCCTGCCCGAGGCCATCCACCGCGACATCGAGGTGGTCACCGACATGTGGGGCCGCCCGCGGGTCCGGTTGACGGGGGCCGTCGCCGAGCATCTGGCCGACGTCACGATCCACGTGTCGCTGACGCACGAAGGGGACACGGCCGCCGCGGTGGCCATCCTGGAGATCCCTTGAGCGGCCCCGCCGTCGGCGAGCGCGCGTGTTTGTACGCGACACGCCGGTCGTGGTTGGCATTTTGCGCGCCCTCGCG
Proteins encoded in this region:
- the acpS gene encoding holo-ACP synthase AcpS — translated: MGIVGVGIDLVLIPDFAEQVDQPGTVFSETFTPGERRDASDKSSSAARHLAARWAAKEAVIKAWSGSRFAQRPVLPEAIHRDIEVVTDMWGRPRVRLTGAVAEHLADVTIHVSLTHEGDTAAAVAILEIP